From a single Collibacillus ludicampi genomic region:
- a CDS encoding ComEA family DNA-binding protein, with amino-acid sequence MLRFTRREQILLIALLVAVLFSIGIYVTLKPSREAAELPFQKTEPSEQTKQVEGKRGNTQTQSVKVDVKGSVHHPGVVSLPADSRVADAIAAAGGALENADLSKVNLAAKLVDGGQVTIPSVQQNDAHAAVTQQTGGMTADGKVDLNHATEADFDKLPGLGSSRIKAIIEYRNTHGPFQSVDDLKKVKGFGDKLIESLRDKVVVQ; translated from the coding sequence GTGTTACGTTTTACAAGGCGAGAACAGATCCTTTTGATCGCATTGTTAGTCGCGGTTCTCTTTTCAATCGGAATTTATGTTACACTGAAACCTTCACGTGAAGCGGCTGAACTTCCTTTTCAAAAGACAGAACCTTCAGAACAGACGAAACAAGTAGAAGGAAAAAGAGGGAACACACAGACACAATCTGTTAAAGTAGACGTGAAAGGAAGCGTTCACCATCCTGGGGTCGTTTCTTTGCCCGCCGATTCCCGCGTGGCCGACGCGATCGCGGCTGCCGGAGGAGCTTTGGAAAACGCAGATTTGAGCAAGGTGAATCTCGCCGCGAAATTGGTGGACGGCGGTCAAGTGACGATTCCCTCTGTTCAACAAAATGACGCTCATGCGGCGGTCACTCAACAAACGGGTGGTATGACCGCAGACGGTAAAGTGGATTTGAACCATGCAACGGAAGCGGATTTCGACAAATTGCCCGGGTTGGGAAGCAGCCGTATCAAGGCGATCATCGAGTACAGAAATACACACGGGCCCTTTCAATCGGTGGACGATCTGAAAAAAGTAAAAGGTTTTGGGGATAAACTGATTGAAAGTTTACGCGATAAAGTCGTTGTGCAGTAA
- a CDS encoding NADH:flavin oxidoreductase/NADH oxidase: protein MPGLFDPFTLKSLKLKNRVVMPPMCQYSVTAKDGKPNDWHFVHYTSRAIGGAGLIIIEMTDVEPDGRITDYDLGIWSDDHIPAFKRIITACQSYGAKVGIQIGHAGRKAEDADVPVSASAIPFSEKYKTPRALTTQEVKEMVYKFEGAFRRAIEAGVDTIEIHGAHGYLIHQFHSPLTNKRDDEYGKDLSRFGVEIIQAAKRVMPEDMPLIMRVSAIEYVEGGYGIDHILNLCAKYKEAGVDIFHVSSGGEGPIGSGGRPGSHPGYQVPFAERIKKELNVPVIAVGRLEDPLLAESILQNGQTDLVAVARGMLRNPYWANEASILLKKGPQTPKPYDRAYSI from the coding sequence ATGCCTGGACTCTTTGATCCATTTACACTCAAGTCGTTGAAACTAAAAAATCGTGTCGTTATGCCGCCGATGTGCCAATACTCGGTAACCGCCAAAGACGGGAAACCAAACGACTGGCATTTTGTCCACTATACCAGCCGCGCGATCGGGGGAGCCGGACTGATCATTATCGAAATGACTGACGTTGAACCGGATGGACGTATCACCGATTATGACCTCGGCATTTGGTCAGATGATCATATCCCTGCATTTAAAAGAATCATCACAGCTTGTCAGTCGTATGGAGCGAAAGTGGGGATTCAAATCGGTCACGCCGGACGCAAAGCGGAAGATGCTGATGTCCCCGTATCCGCATCGGCGATCCCCTTTTCCGAGAAATATAAGACACCCCGCGCATTGACCACGCAAGAGGTCAAAGAAATGGTTTACAAGTTCGAAGGTGCATTTCGCCGTGCGATAGAGGCAGGTGTGGACACGATCGAAATCCATGGTGCACACGGGTATCTCATTCATCAGTTTCATTCCCCGTTAACCAATAAGCGGGATGACGAATACGGAAAAGATCTTTCCCGTTTTGGCGTAGAAATCATTCAAGCAGCGAAAAGGGTCATGCCGGAAGACATGCCATTGATCATGCGCGTCTCCGCCATCGAATATGTGGAAGGCGGATATGGAATCGACCATATCCTCAACCTATGTGCAAAATACAAAGAGGCTGGAGTCGATATCTTCCACGTCTCATCCGGCGGAGAAGGTCCCATCGGCTCTGGAGGAAGACCTGGTTCTCATCCCGGTTACCAAGTGCCATTTGCCGAACGAATCAAAAAAGAACTCAACGTACCTGTGATCGCCGTGGGACGGTTGGAAGATCCGCTGCTCGCCGAGTCGATTCTGCAAAACGGTCAGACCGATCTGGTTGCAGTCGCCCGTGGGATGCTTCGCAACCCTTATTGGGCAAACGAAGCGAGCATTCTGTTGAAAAAAGGTCCGCAAACACCCAAACCGTATGATCGAGCTTATTCGATTTAA
- a CDS encoding DNA internalization-related competence protein ComEC/Rec2 has protein sequence MRRLLFQTSILFAVGAVWPPLIPRHFSPLIFLLLSLFFLSLSWFCREQKNVLSSLFLSLALLCSGSTTVIAYLEHHPPAVGPWLEKEVRIRGIVQEIPIRQGEMWVFPLEFEQPFIDRVWVRTGKMIKIQAGDCMQVEGTLRAPSLPRNPGAFNEKEYLFRRGIHAVLVPAEGEKSIQRLKTVDSWWRSLLATVRERVEVTLRTLFSPGEAGFLGGLLCGWTDQLDHQMEESFSVLGITHILAASGMNVALLVMPVWWLLARLSVQPWIRLMIILPFIAFYVGLAGATPSVLRAGIMASLLLIGKVMDRPVDLLTLVGVSAWVSIFIDPLILWDLGFQLSYGVTIGLIVLTPRLTTFFSFLPSILKNALAATLAAELVSVPLLIHTFHIYTPVSILANLYVAPFVAVLVPLGFLLLFMGLLSPLVTAWLVPLGNALLYLMLKPVLFIGKKEWLLMSFASPSPVFLASYYGGLLLLVVERLKRIQVVRKLSLLMIGVYLVALWCPVSPGKQLLVTFLDVGQGDSIFIRTPSNRVILVDGGGAYKSAHGEYNVGEKIVVPYLRNEGVRQIDMLILSHPDQDHMMGLFSVLHEVPVKSVLIPGFPDESESYKEFLALVQEKEIPLYLAHKGDRWDVDQGLSLQIINPPSPYIRGTRRDVNANCIVFELDYGNRSFLFTGDVEGEVEPLMQSSLHPVDALKVAHHGSKYSTSSAFLQTVHPRYAIISVGKNNRYGHPDQEVLERLEQEGARMIRTDEAGAVLCRTDGENLTIEVTKGMHK, from the coding sequence TTGCGCAGACTTCTCTTTCAAACTTCGATTCTTTTTGCGGTAGGTGCCGTATGGCCTCCTCTCATCCCCAGACATTTTTCCCCACTGATCTTTCTTCTCCTTAGCCTGTTCTTTTTATCTCTCAGTTGGTTCTGCCGGGAGCAAAAAAATGTCCTTTCTTCCTTGTTTCTTTCGCTTGCATTACTTTGCAGCGGGTCAACGACTGTCATCGCGTATCTTGAACATCATCCTCCTGCCGTTGGCCCATGGTTGGAAAAAGAGGTGAGGATCCGGGGGATTGTTCAAGAGATTCCAATCAGGCAAGGGGAGATGTGGGTGTTTCCCCTCGAGTTCGAACAACCTTTTATCGATCGCGTGTGGGTCAGAACGGGCAAGATGATTAAGATACAAGCAGGGGATTGCATGCAAGTGGAAGGCACTTTACGGGCGCCCTCTCTTCCGCGTAACCCAGGGGCTTTTAATGAAAAAGAATATTTATTTCGCAGAGGGATTCATGCCGTCTTGGTGCCTGCAGAAGGGGAAAAGAGCATTCAACGACTGAAAACAGTCGATTCCTGGTGGAGATCCTTATTGGCGACTGTGCGCGAGCGCGTGGAGGTGACTTTGCGAACATTATTTTCGCCAGGAGAAGCCGGGTTTCTCGGTGGATTGCTATGCGGTTGGACCGATCAACTGGATCATCAGATGGAAGAATCGTTTTCAGTACTGGGTATTACCCATATCCTCGCTGCATCAGGCATGAATGTGGCGTTGCTCGTCATGCCTGTGTGGTGGCTTCTTGCGAGGCTGAGTGTACAACCTTGGATACGACTCATGATTATACTGCCATTCATTGCGTTTTATGTAGGACTGGCCGGAGCGACGCCATCTGTGTTGAGGGCAGGAATCATGGCTTCTTTGTTACTTATTGGGAAAGTGATGGATCGACCTGTCGATTTATTGACGCTTGTCGGTGTAAGTGCATGGGTATCGATTTTCATCGACCCACTCATTCTCTGGGATCTTGGATTTCAATTATCGTACGGTGTTACGATCGGGTTAATTGTACTGACTCCCCGTTTAACAACCTTCTTCTCTTTTCTTCCCTCTATCCTCAAGAATGCTTTGGCAGCAACGCTTGCAGCGGAACTTGTTTCGGTTCCCTTACTCATTCATACATTTCATATCTATACACCGGTATCCATCTTGGCGAATCTCTATGTCGCACCATTTGTTGCCGTTCTTGTCCCCTTGGGTTTTTTGCTGCTTTTCATGGGTCTGCTATCTCCCTTAGTTACCGCGTGGCTTGTTCCACTGGGGAACGCCCTACTTTATCTGATGTTGAAGCCTGTTCTCTTCATCGGAAAAAAAGAGTGGTTGTTGATGTCGTTCGCTTCACCGTCACCAGTCTTTCTCGCTTCTTACTATGGAGGGCTGTTGCTTCTCGTCGTCGAGCGATTGAAGCGTATTCAAGTCGTCCGCAAGTTGTCGCTCTTGATGATCGGCGTTTACCTGGTCGCTTTATGGTGTCCAGTATCACCCGGTAAACAACTCCTCGTGACGTTTCTCGATGTCGGACAAGGGGACTCGATTTTTATTCGTACACCGTCAAACCGGGTGATACTCGTCGACGGGGGAGGAGCCTACAAAAGTGCACATGGTGAATATAATGTGGGCGAAAAAATCGTCGTGCCTTATTTGCGGAACGAAGGTGTCCGGCAAATCGACATGCTGATTTTGTCACATCCCGATCAGGATCACATGATGGGGCTGTTTTCTGTGCTGCACGAAGTACCCGTGAAGAGCGTTCTTATCCCCGGCTTTCCTGATGAAAGTGAATCCTATAAAGAGTTTCTAGCTCTGGTTCAAGAGAAAGAAATACCATTATATCTCGCGCACAAAGGAGATCGGTGGGATGTCGATCAAGGGCTCTCTCTGCAAATCATCAATCCCCCCTCTCCTTATATCCGAGGAACGAGAAGGGATGTAAATGCGAACTGTATCGTCTTTGAACTGGATTACGGAAATCGCTCATTTCTCTTTACCGGTGATGTGGAGGGGGAAGTCGAACCTTTGATGCAGTCATCTCTCCATCCTGTTGATGCGTTGAAAGTCGCTCATCACGGGAGCAAATATTCGACATCTTCCGCTTTTTTGCAAACGGTTCACCCACGTTACGCGATCATTTCGGTAGGAAAAAACAACCGCTACGGTCATCCGGATCAGGAAGTATTGGAACGTTTAGAGCAGGAAGGCGCACGCATGATCCGTACGGACGAAGCGGGTGCTGTGCTTTGCCGTACGGACGGTGAGAACTTGACGATTGAAGTCACAAAGGGGATGCATAAGTGA
- a CDS encoding DUF1657 domain-containing protein, producing MTVGTKLHQTLASCESAAASFKSFALDTENQQAKQMFSQLAQTMEQQIVTPLRNRINQMEQQEPQYKMNQQAQGTQQQFQQKK from the coding sequence ATGACAGTAGGAACGAAACTGCACCAAACTCTCGCATCTTGCGAATCTGCAGCGGCAAGCTTTAAATCGTTCGCATTAGATACCGAAAACCAACAAGCGAAACAAATGTTCTCTCAGTTGGCGCAAACGATGGAACAACAAATCGTAACTCCTCTTCGTAACCGCATCAACCAAATGGAACAACAAGAGCCGCAATACAAAATGAATCAACAAGCACAAGGGACGCAACAACAGTTTCAACAAAAGAAATAA